From Triticum urartu cultivar G1812 chromosome 2, Tu2.1, whole genome shotgun sequence, a single genomic window includes:
- the LOC125541605 gene encoding LOW QUALITY PROTEIN: uncharacterized protein LOC125541605 (The sequence of the model RefSeq protein was modified relative to this genomic sequence to represent the inferred CDS: deleted 2 bases in 1 codon): MADESATQSQARGCSSYPFSFPSQPPDIKNWFSSYQYESPEVPELAVHPPAVDNGSETQDPLEFPVAGFLKDAPGNGGTDLKRDCFGSQAEHAEASATRDFLPIGGSTVEQGTKRKQSLRGLFGFLDDHEEGTQTENRVASPVQRSAVDPPWNRNWVGLQNRKRSHEGMVEHSELPTDSESTCIAETQTESRVVLPVLRSAMDRPWDCNWIGLRNRKRIHEGVVEHSELPMDSESTCVAETQTDSRVVLPALRSAVDPLCDCNWIGLRNRKRSHEGVDEHSELPTDSESTCIAETQTDSRVVLGLRNRKRSHEGVAEHSELLMDSEGTCVAETQLNPPGGQETKHSKGSVNCGGTSLAADNEEGLPEDGTESNLPVNFHSKGLADAEKTKQSLRGLFEADFLDNRDEATQTESRVASSVLRSAVDPRWDCNWIGLRNRKRSHEGAVEYSELVTDSEGTCIAETQVNPPGGQQTNPSKHPVNCGGTSLAAGTGLEDGIEHSNLPVNFPSKGLAGSEKTKLSLWKLFGSGFLDDGDEANESETRAVLAVQRNAVQPLTNCNAVGLPHIEQTHDGASGYSELPADCHAISTGETQENPPSGQVIEHNRLPVYCCSTSLAGDTEGGFVEDGIERTKMPVNSPNKVLADIEKTATEHYIPPVSSGGIGSAVTNESFSGDEIKRSKPKLEHKKTEGTAVADGFVAIRTKVKPAEKCRTSKIPKVSTGRENTTLQENRRILGTTALGQGSTRSPLSDRTNISEVAGAPAQEVSGKWKCPRKGKPYVGPPMKQLRLEQWVRRV; encoded by the exons ATGGCCGACGAATCCGCCACCCAAAGCCAG GCCCGCGGGTGCAGCTCGTACCCCTTCTCGTTCCCTTCCC AGCCGCCGGACATCAAGAACTGGTTCTCGAGTTACCAGTACGAGTCGCCGGAGGTGCCGGAGCTGGCTGTTCACCCTCCTGCTGTCGACAACGGCAGCGAGACCCAAGACCCATTGGAG TTCCCGGTGGCTGG ATTTCTTAAAGACGCCCCTGGGAATGGCGGCACTGATTTGAAGAGGGATTGTTTTGGGAGCCAAGCTGAGCATGCTGAGGCTTCTGCTACGAGAGATTTCCTTCCGATTGGTGGGAGCACTGTTGAACAGGGCACGAAAAGGAAGCAAAGCCTGCGGGGGCTGTTTGGTTTTCTGGATGACCATGAAGAGGGTACTCAAACTGAAAATCGGGTGGCGTCGCCTGTGCAGAGAAGTGCGGTGGATCCTCCGTGGAACCGCAACTGGGTAGGCTTACAGAATAGAAAGCGCAGCCATGAAGGCATGGTTGAACACAGCGAGCTACCAACGGATAGTGAGAGCACTTGTATAGCTGAAACTCAAACTGAAAGTCGAGTGGTGTTGCCTGTGCTGAGAAGTGCAATGGATCGTCCATGGGACTGCAACTGGATAGGCTTGCGGAATAGAAAGCGCATCCATGAAGGCGTAGTTGAACACAGCGAGCTGCCGATGGATAGTGAGAGCACCTGTGTAGCTGAAACTCAGACTGATAGTCGAGTGGTGTTGCCTGCGCTGAGAAGTGCAGTAGATCCTCTGTGCGACTGCAACTGGATAGGCTTAAGGAATAGAAAGCGCAGCCATGAAGGCGTAGATGAACACAGTGAGCTGCCGACAGATAGTGAGAGCACTTGTATAGCTGAAACTCAGACTGATAGTCGAGTGGTGTTGGGCTTAAGGAATAGAAAGCGCAGCCATGAAGGCGTAGCTGAACACAGCGAGCTGCTGATGGATAGCGAGGGCACTTGTGTAGCTGAAACTCAGTTAAACCCCCCGGGAGGTCAGGAGACCAAGCACAGTAAAGGTTCAGTTAATTGTGGTGGTACTAGTTTAGCAGCAGATAATGAAGAAGGTTTACCAGAAGATGGCACTGAAAGTAACCTGCCAGTTAATTTTCACAGTAAAGGCCTAGCAGATGCGGAGAAAACTAAGCAAAGTCTGCGAGGGTTGTTTGAAGCAGATTTTCTTGACAACCGTGACGAAGCTACTCAAACTGAAAGTCGGGTGGCGTCGTCTGTGCTGAGAAGTGCAGTAGATCCTCGTTGGGACTGCAACTGGATAGGCTTACGGAATAGAAAGCGCAGCCATGAAGGCGCAGTTGAATACAGCGAGCTGGTGACGGATAGTGAGGGCACTTGTATAGCTGAAACACAAGTAAACCCCCCAGGAGGTCAGCAGACCAACCCCAGCAAGCATCCAGTTAATTGTGGTGGTACTAGTTTAGCAGCAGGTACTGGCCTAGAAGATGGCATTGAACATAGCAACCTGCCAGTTAATTTTCCTAGTAAAGGCCTAGCGGGTAGTGAGAAGACTAAGTTAAGTCTGTGGAAATTGTTTGGATCAGGTTTTCTTGACGACGGTGATGAAGCTAATGAATCTGAAACTCGGGCTGTGTTGGCTGTACAGAGAAATGCAGTACAGCCTCTGACAAACTGCAACGCTGTAGGCTTACCTCATATTGAACAAACCCATGACGGTGCATCTGGATACAGTGAGCTACCGGCAGATTGTCACGCCATCAGTACAGGTGAAACTCAAGAAAATCCCCCATCAGGTCAGGTGATTGAACACAACAGGCTGCCTGTTTACTGTTGTAGTACGAGTTTAGCAGGGGATACTGAAGGTGGTTTTGTAGAAGATGGCATTGAGCGCACCAAAATGCCAGTCAATTCTCCTAATAAAGTCCTAGCTGACATTGAGAAAACTGCCACTGAACACTACATACCGCCTGTTAGTTCTGGTGGTATTGGTTCAGCTGTCACAAATGAAAGCTTTTCTGGAGATGAAATCAAGCGAAGCAAGCCTAAACTGGAGCATAAGAAAACAGAAGGAACAGCCGTGGCCGATGGTTTCGTTGCCATCAGGACAAAGGTGAAGCCAGCAGAGAAATGCAGGACAAGCAAAATTCCTAAGGTCTCAACAGGAAGAGAGAATACAACATTGCAAGAGAACCGCCGCATTTTGGGGACTACTGCTTTGGGCCAAGGTAGCACTAGAAGCCCCTTGTCAGATAGGACCAATATTTCAGAAGTTGCAGGAGCTCCAGCACAGGAGGTCAGCGGGAAATGGAAGTGCCCTCGCAAGGGCAAGCCCTACGTTGGCCCTCCGATGAAACAGCTGCGGTTGGAACAATGGGTGCGCCGAGTGTAA